A window from Piliocolobus tephrosceles isolate RC106 chromosome 11, ASM277652v3, whole genome shotgun sequence encodes these proteins:
- the XIRP2 gene encoding xin actin-binding repeat-containing protein 2 isoform X2 — MARYQAAVSRGDCRSFSANMMEESEMCTVPGGLAKVKKQFEDEITSSRNTFAQYQYQHQNRSEQEAIHSSQVGTSESSQEMARNEQEGSKVQKIDVHGTEMVSHLEKHTKEINQASQFHQYVQETVIDTPEDEEIPKVSTKLLKEQFEKSAQEKILYSDKEMTTPAKQIKIECECEETLKPSSVVSTSSTSCISTSQRKETSTTRYGDHSITSSTLAQINATSSGMTEEFPPPPPDVLQTSIDVTAFSQSPELPSPPGRLPVPKDVYSKQRNLYELNRLYKHIHPELRKNLEKDYISEVSEIVSSQMNSGSSVSADVQQARYVFENTNDSSQKELNSEREYLEWDEILKGEVQSIRWIFENQPLDSINNGSPDEGDISRGVADQEIIAGGDVKYTTWMFETQPIDTLGAHSSDTVENAEKIPELARGDVCTARWMFETRPLDSMNKMHQSQEESAVTISKDITGGDVKTVRYMFETQHLDQLGQLHSVDEVHLLQLRSELKEIKGNVKRSIKCFETQPLYVIRDGSGQMLEIKTVHREDVEKGDVRTARWMFETQPLDTINKDITEIKIVRGISMEENIKGGVSKAKWLFETQPLEKIKESEEVIIEKETTIGTDVSRKCWMFETQPLDILKEVPDADPLQHEEIIGGDVQTTKHLFETLPIEALKDSPDIGKLQKITASEEEKGDVRHQKWIFETQPLEDIRKDKKEYTRTVKLEEVDRGDVKNYTHIFESNNLIKFDASHKIEVEGVTRGAVELNKSLFETTPLYAIQDPLGKYHQVKTVQQEEIIRGDVRSCRWLFETRPIDQFDESIHKFQIIRGISAQEIQTGNVKSAKWLFETQPLDSIKYFSDVEETESKTEQARDIIKGDVKTCKWLFETQPMESLYEKVSLMTNSEEIHKGDVKTCTWLFETQPLDTIKDDSETTVKLQTVKQEEIQGGDVRTACFLFETENLDSIQGEEVKEIKPVEMDIQAGDVSSMRYKFENQSLDSISSSSEEVLKKIKTLKTEDIQKGNVLNCRWLFENQPTDKIKESQEGDECVKTVTDIQGGDVRKGCFIFETFSLDEIKEESDYISTKKTITEEVMQGDVKSYRMLFETQPLYAIQDREGSYHEVTTVKKEEVIHGDVRGTRWLFETKPLDSINKSETVYVIKAVTQEDIQKGDVSSVRYRFETQPLDQISEESHNIVPTVDHIQGGNVKTSKQFFESENFDKNNYIRTVSVNEIQKGNVKTSTWLFETHTIDELRGEGLEYENIKTVTQEDVQKGDVKQAVWLFENQTFDSIMEAHKGVTKMTKEEIPPSDVKTTTWLFETTPLPEFNENRIEKIEIIGKSIKETLEDLYSQKVIQAPGIIIEADEVGDVRMAKYKLMNQASPEIQKEEIIRADLRNIMVNLLSKRDCTKREILVSEEEKGNVNLTKTQLLNKSTEFHAEKEEIVKGDVQQAIKNLFSEERSVKKGILIQEDERGDINMTIYCLLHENNGDTNEREEVIGGDVRRTIHNLLSSTSNNKISERAKIDASERGNVQFFTTCIEAGALDDLKQLHTESNETLTAKQQEGEKEIIGGDVEGTKLLLKKRQSLVERTVSEIDIIPGDVHNTVKVFMTEPQSTLGKIPKEEIIKGDLASTLKSLSQAVNQKTVTKTEEIIKGNMLATLKSLKESSHRWKESKQPDAIPSDIEKAIECLEKATNTRTEILKKELLKDDLETSLRSLKEAQRSFKEVDKEGIIKKDAQVVMAGSSGEQKTDIHQVAVQRNKNSLLQPKPGPFEPAAKWQGGADTLSQTMGKSCYGNLEERTEVNLPKAPKGSVKIVIDREQNNDALEKSLRRLSNSHHKSIKNILESGDKMGVWTDITGEQHLRDEYMNRQLTSTVSVKNNLKTKESDREVRELKKYDAFNSVQSADKTIGKQETYERRNDHQKTEAFHIKSPKKTENIKILTDTQNSKPSPTQHPVSMPVGGTYDISGDFQKQTLLKQETKYSNKNIKQKNINLQPMWQPLPVEQDTTNVTEVEVSEKNHNTFKTTNKKQETDVHLKSQDFLMKTNTSTDLKTAMERSLNPINFNPENNVKESECPLPPPSPPPPPPSNASSEIEFPLPPPPPLMMFPEKNGFLPSLSTEKIKAEFESFPGLPLPPPPVDEKSERESPSMFLPPPPPPTPSQNPAHLLSSSAPEKHSGAFMQQYSQKEASNSQNSQAKIITGKSGVLPPPTLPKPKLPKHIKDNKNHFSPKVESTNSLSDMECKITTSKDQKKVMMMTSSEHTETKQNVISRSFDERKQLFVDSANCLSHTVPGTSAPKKKQIAPLIKSHSFPESSGQQSPKPYMRKFKTPLMIAEEKYRQQKEELEKQKQESSYYNIVKTESQNQHISEVEKEMPLRKTSEEVSVSGIDSERTVVQPNPGSQSNAQVLGVCSDNQLSATSPVTVAAKRLHHVLAASEDKDKMQKEVLQSARDIMQSKSACEIKQSHQECSAQQTQQNKYLERLHLPQSKPISPNFKVKTIKLPTLDHTLNETDHSHESHKQQSEVDVQTFTKQQYLETKKTEASTECSHKQSLAERHYQLPKKEKRVTIKLPTESVQKNHEDKFKIVPGKQREFGGSDRGKLPGSEEKNKGPSMISQKEERLITERKQELLKNKSAPKVIKQKVIDAHLDSQTQNFQQTQIQTSESKVEHKKWPQPYNSLQEEKCLKVKGIQQKQVFSNTKDSKQEITQNKSFFSAVKESQQDDGKCAVNIVEFLRKREELQQILSRIKQFEAEPSKSGLKTFQTLLNTIPGWLISEEKREYAVHIAMENNLEKVKEEITHIKTQVEDMLVSYENIIHTAMMSSKTGKSGNKPTSLETSSKVSNVHVSNNKNSEQKENKIAKEKTEQHQVAAHGEAAVHSHVKTHQEIKLDESNIPPPSLKTRPPSPTFITIESTARRTETPTKDELSQSRKKDSYVEPPPRRPMSQTSEIHRANTSPSPPRSRSEQLVRLKDTTAKLSKGAIPCPAVTPVPIVEKRSEIIMSPATLRRQIKIETRGRDSPPTITIPVNIHHTASGSSRESIEAQEEIRKVEKRATYVHNGGLNSTDPIVPDTESYDAVEIIRKVEVPPRLSEHTQRYEAANRTVQMAENFVNDRENEVNRWFREFEHGPVSEAKLNRRVYANGETNHNIQQESHTFCQKEFGLTSLGNTSFTDFSCKHPRELQEKIPVKQPRICSETRSLSERFSGMDAFESQIVESKMKTSSSHSSEASKSGCDFKHAPPTYEDVIAGHILDISDSPKEVRRNFQKTWQESGRVFKSLGYATSDSSATEMRTAFQEESAFISETAAPRQGNMCTLSKDSLSNGVPSGRQAEFS; from the exons GAGGCAATTCATAGCAGCCAGGTTGGCACTTCAGAAAGCAGCCAGGAAATGGCAAGAAATGAACAAGAAGGGTCCAAAGTACAGAAAATTGATGTTCATGGAACAGAAATG GTCTCTCATCTTGAAAAGCACACCAAGGAAATAAACCAAGCATCTCAGTTTCATCAATATGTTCAGGAAACAG TCATTGATACACCTGAGGATGAAGAAATTCCAAAGGTTTCGACTAAGTTGTTAAAAGAGCAGTTTGAAAAGTCTGCCCAGGAAAAGATCCTTTACTCTGACAAGGAGATGACAACCCCAGCAAAGCAGATTAAG ATTGAATGTGAATGTGAAGAGACTTTAAAGCCATCATCAGTTGTGAGTACCTCTTCCACTTCTTGCATTTCAACCAGCCAGAGGAAGGAAACATCAACCACAAGATATGGTGATCACAGTATCACTTCCTCAACTCTGGCACAAATTAATGCTACTTCTTCAGGAATGACAGAAGAATTTCCTCCTCCCCCACCTGACGTACTTCAAACTTCGATAGATGTGACAGCATTTTCCCAGTCCCCTGAACTACCCAGTCCTCCTGGAAGACTACCAGTCCCCAAAGATGTATATTCCAAGCAAAGAAATTTGTATGAATTAAACCGTTTATATAAACACATCCATCCTGAGTTaagaaaaaacttagaaaaagatTATATCAGTGAGGTTTCTGAGATTGTTTCTAGTCAAATGAACTCAGGGAGTTCAGTCTCAGCAGATGTGCAACAAGCCCGTTATGtttttgaaaacacaaatgaCAGTTCTCAAAAAGAGCTGAACTCAGAAAGAGAATACTTGGAATGGGATGAAATTCTGAAGGGAGAGGTGCAGTCCATTAGATGGATCTTTGAGAATCAACCATTGGATTCCATTAACAATGGCTCTCCTGATGAAGGTGACATTTCCAGGGGTGTTGCTGATCAAGAAATCATTGCTGGTGGCGATGTGAAATATACTACATGGATGTTTGAAACCCAACCCATTGACACACTTGGGGCTCATTCTTCTGACACTgtagaaaatgcagagaaaattCCTGAGCTAGCCAGAGGAGATGTCTGCACAGCTCGGTGGATGTTTGAAACAAGGCCATTGGACTCAATGAATAAAATGCATCAAAGTCAAGAAGAATCAGCGGTAACTATCAGTAAGGACATAACTGGGGGGGATGTCAAGACTGTGAGATACATGTTTGAAACTCAACATCTAGATCAACTTGGACAGCTTCATTCAGTGGATGAGGTTCACTTACTGCAGCTTAGGTCTGAGCTCAAAGAAATTAAGGGAAATGTTAAGAGaagtataaaatgttttgaaacgcAACCATTATATGTTATTAGAGATGGTTCAGGTCAAATGCTGGAAATTAAAACTGTTCACAGGGAAGATGTTGAAAAGGGAGATGTAAGAACAGCACGGTGGATGTTTGAAACACAGCCATTGGACACAATTAACAAAGATatcacagaaattaaaattgtCCGAGGAATATCcatggaagaaaatatcaaaGGTGGGGTGAGTAAGGCAAAGTGGTTATTTGAAACCCAACCTTTGGAGAAAATCAAAGAGTCAGAAGAGGTCATCattgaaaaggaaacaacaaTAGGTACAGATGTCTCCAGAAAGTGTTGGATGTTTGAAACACAGCCATTAGACATTCTAAAAGAAGTTCCTGATGCAGATCCTCTACAACATGAGGAGATAATAGGGGGTGATGTACAAACTACTAAGCATCTATTTGAAACACTTCCAATTGAGGCATTAAAAGACAGTCCTGATATAGGAAAGCTTCAAAAAATCACTGcctctgaagaagaaaaaggggaTGTTAGGCATCAGAAATGGATTTTTGAAACCCAACCTCTGGAAGacattagaaaagataaaaaggagtACACACGAACAGTGAAACTTGAAGAAGTTGACAGAGGAGATGTGAAGAACTACACACATATCTTTGAATCaaacaatttaattaaatttgatGCATCACATAAAATAGAGGTGGAAGGAGTCACAAGAGGTGCTGTAGAGTTAAATAAATCTCTCTTCGAGACAACACCACTGTATGCCATTCAAGATCCCCTTGGAAAATATCATCAAGTAAAGACAGTCCagcaagaagaaatcataagAGGTGATGTAAGAAGCTGTAGGTGGCTTTTTGAAACAAGGCCCATTGACCAGTTTGATGAAAGCATtcataaatttcaaataattagaGGAATATCTGCTCAAGAAATACAGACTGGAAATGTGAAATCTGCCAAATGGTTGTTTGAAACCCAACCTCTtgattcaattaaatattttagtgatgtggaagaaacagaaagtaaaactgAACAAGCTAGAGATATTATTAAAGGGGATGTCAAAACCTGTAAATGGCTTTTTGAGACCCAGCCAATGGAGTCTCTTTATGAAAAAGTTTCGTTAATGACCAACAGTGAAGAAATTCATAAGGGAGATGTCAAAACCTGTACTTGGCTCTTTGAAACTCAGCCACTTGATACCATAAAAGATGACTCTGAAACAACAGTCAAATTGCAAACTGTAAAACAGGAGGAGATCCAAGGTGGGGATGTTCGTAcagcatgttttctttttgagacagaaaatttGGACAGCATACAAGGAGAAGAAGTGAAGGAAATCAAGCCTGTTGAAATGGATATACAAGCTGGAGATGTTTCTAGCATGAggtataaatttgaaaatcagtcCTTAGATTCCATAAGTTCCAGTTCAGAGGAAGTTTTGAAAAAGAtcaaaaccttaaaaactgaagATATTCAAAAAGGCAATGTTTTAAATTGTAGGTGGCTTTTTGAAAACCAACCAACTGATAAGATAAAAGAAAGCCAAGAAGGTGATGAATGTGTTAAGACAGTGACAGACATACAAGGTGGCGATGTAAGAAAGGGGtgctttatttttgagactttttCTTTAGATGAGATTAAAGAAGAATCTGACTATATCAGCACCAAGAAAACAATTACTGAAGAAGTAATGCAGGGTGATGTAAAAAGCTACAGAATGCTCTTTGAAACCCAGCCACTCTATGCAATTCAAGACCGAGAAGGGTCCTATCATGAAGTAACCACAGTTAAAAAAGAAGAGGTAATTCATGGAGATGTGCGAGGAACAAGGTGGCTTTTTGAAACAAAGCCATTAGACTCTATTAATAAATCAGAAACTGTGTATGTTATTAAAGCTGTCACACAAGAAGACATTCAGAAGGGAGATGTTAGTTCTGTCAGATACAGGTTTGAAACTCAGCCACTGGATCAGATTTCTGAAGAATCACATAATATTGTGCCCACTGTTGACCATATACAAGGTGGCAATGTAAAGACAAGTAAACAATTCTTTGAGTCTGAAAATTTTGATAAGAATAACTATATACGAACAGTAAGTGTCAATGAAATACAAAAGGGCAATGTCAAAACATCTACTTGGCTATTTGAAACCCACACTATAGATGAACTGAGAGGAGAAGGGttagaatatgaaaatatcaaGACAGTCACCCAGGAAGATGTGCAGAAAGGTGATGTTAAGCAGGCTGTGTGGCTTTTTGAAAATCAAACTTTTGATTCTATTATGGAAGCACATAAAGGTGTCACAAAAATGACCAAGGAAGAAATCCCTCCTTCTGATGTCAAAACAACTACATGGCTCTTTGAAACAACACCACTTCCTGAATTTAatgaaaatagaatagaaaagatAGAAATTATTGGCAAGAGCATTAAAGAAACCTTAGAAGATCTCTACTCTCAAAAAGTTATCCAGGCTCCTGGAATCATCATTGAAGCTGATGAAGTTGGGGATGTTCGAATGGCAAAATACAAGCTAATGAACCAAGCATCTCCTgagatacagaaagaagaaattatcaGGGCTGATCTCAGAAATATAATGGTGAACCTACTTTCCAAAAGGGACTGTACTAAAAGAGAGATTTTGGTTagtgaagaagagaagggaaatgtTAATTTGACTAAAACTCAATTATTAAACAAATCAACTGAATTTCATGCTGAAAAAGAAGAGATAGTGAAAGGTGATGTACAACAAGCAATAAAAAACCTGTTCTCTGAGGAAAGATCTGTAAAGAAAGGCATCTTAATTCAGgaagatgaaagaggagatattaaCATGACTATCTATTGTCTTcttcatgaaaataatggtgACACAAATGAGCGTGAAGAAGTAATAGGGGGTGATGTCAGACGTACCATTCATAATTTATTGTCTTCCACATCAaacaataaaatatctgaaaggGCTAAAATTGATGCCTCTGAGAGGGGAAATGTTCAGTTTTTCACAACCTGCATAGAAGCTGGAGCTTTGGATGATCTCAAACAACTCCACACAGAGTCAAATGAGACACTGACAGCTAAGcaacaagaaggagagaaagaaattattgGTGGTGATGTTGAAGGCACAAAACTGTTACTGAAGAAAAGGCAGTCTCTGGTTGAACGTACTGTTAGTGAAATTGACATCATCCCTGGAGATGTGCATAATACAGTTAAGGTTTTTATGACCGAGCCTCAGAGTACACTTGGTAAGATACCCAAAGAAGAGATTATAAAAGGTGATTTGGCATCAACCCTAAAATCCCTCAGCCAGGCTGTAAATCAGAAAACAGtgacaaaaacagaagaaattataaaaggtaACATGCTAGCCACACTCAAGTCACTTAAAGAATCTAGCCATCGATGGAAAGAATCTAAACAGCCTGATGCCATCCCTAGTGATATTGAGAAAGCTATCGAATGTCTTGAAAAAGCTACAAATACAAGGACAGAAATTCTGAAAAAGGAGCTTCTCAAAGATGACCTGGAAACATCATTAAGGTCTTTGAAAGAAGCACAAAGAAGTTTCAAAGAGGTAGATAAAGAAGGTATAATCAAAAAAGATGCTCAAGTTGTGATGGCAGGATCCTCAGGAGAACAGAAAACAGATATTCATCAGGTTGCTGTCCAGAGGAACAAAAACAGTCTTCTTCAGCCAAAGCCAGGACCCTTTGAGCCTGCAGCCAAGTGGCAAGGGGGAGCAGATACTCTCAGTCAAACTATGGGAAAATCTTGTTATGGCAATTTAGAAGAAAGAACTGAGGTTAATCTTCCAAAAGCCCCCAAAGGCAGTGTAAAGATTGTCATAGATCGTGAACAAAACAATGATGCTCTAGAGAAAAGCCTTAGAAGACTATCTAATTCACACcataaatctattaaaaatattttggaatcaGGAGACAAAATGGGTGTCTGGACTGATATCACAGGAGAACAGCATCTTAGAGATGaatatatgaacagacaattaACTTCAACTGTATCAGTTAAGAATAATCTAAAAACTAAAGAATCAGACAGGGAAGTGAGAGAGCTGAAGAAGTATGATGCCTTTAATTCCGTCCAATCTGCTGATAAAACCATTGGAAAGCAAGAGACATATGAACGGAGAAATGACCACCAGAAAACGGAGGCTTTTCATATAAAGAGTCCTAAAAAGAccgaaaatattaaaatattaactgaTACACAAAACTCCAAGCCCAGTCCCACCCAGCATCCAGTCAGCATGCCAGTTGGAGGAACTTACGACATTTCAGGGGACTTTCAGAAGCAAACTTTGTTaaagcaagaaacaaaatattctaaTAAGAATATAAAGCAAAAGAATATAAACCTTCAACCAATGTGGCAGCCTTTGCCTGTAGAGCAAGACACAACCAATGTAACAGAAGTGGAAGtctctgaaaaaaatcacaatacatTTAAGACAACCAACAAAAAGCAGGAGACTGATGTTCACTTGAAAAGCCAGGACTTTCTAATGAAGACAAATACTTCCACAGACTTAAAAACGGCAATGGAAAGGTCCTTGAATCCAATCAACTTTAACCCTGAGAATAATGTAAAAGAAAGTGAGTGCCCCCTTCCACCTCcatctccacctcctccaccacctTCTAATGCATCATCTGAAATTgaatttcctcttcctcctccacctcctttaATGATGTTTCCTGAAAAAAATGGATTTCTTCCCTCACTGTCCACAGAGAAGATAAAGGCTGAATTTGAAAGCTTTCCGGGcctgcctcttcctccacctccagTAGATGAGAAATCTGAAAGAGAAAGTCCATCGATGTTTctgccgcctcctcctcctccaactccatctcaaaacccagcacatctcctttcctcctctgctCCAGAAAAGCACAGTGGAGCCTTCATGCAACAATATTCCCAAAAAGAAGCCTCAAACTCTCAGAATTCTCAGGCTAAAATCATAACAGGAAAATCAGGTGTGTTGCCACCTCCCACATTGCCCAAACCGAAACTTCCCAAGCATATAAAAGATAATAAGAACCATTTCTCCCCCAAAGTTGAATCGACAAACTCCCTGTCAGATATGGAATGTAAAATTACTACCTCAAAGGATCAGAAAAAAGTAATGATGATGACCAGCAGTGAACACACAGAGACAAAGCAGAACGTTATTAGTAGGAGTtttgatgaaagaaaacaattatttgttgactctgcaaactgtctctcacacacaGTTCCAGGAACTTCAGCACCCAAGAAAAAACAGATTGCACCTCTTATAAAATCTCATTCATTTCCAGAGAGTTCAGGACAACAAAGTCCAAAACCTTATATGAGAAAATTTAAGACACCTTTAATGATTGCTGAAGAAAAATATAGACAACAAAAAGAAGaacttgaaaaacagaaacaggagAGTTCTTACTACAACATTGTTAAAACTGAAAGCCAAAATCAACACATATCAGAGGTGGAAAAGGAAATGCCATTACGAAAAACCAGTGAGGAGGTTTCCGTATCTGGAATTGATTCAGAGCGCACCGTGGTTCAACCCAACCCAGGCTCTCAAAGTAATGCTCAGGTACTAGGAGTGTGTTCTGATAACCAGCTCTCCGCAACATCGCCAGTGACAGTCGCTGCCAAGAGGCTCCACCATGTTTTAGCAGCCTCAGAAGACAAAGATAAGATGCAAAAGGAAGTTTTACAAAGCGCAAGGGATATTATGCAATCCAAATCAGCTTGTGAAATTAAACAAAGTCACCAAGAATGTAGTGCCCAACAAACACAACAGAATAAGTATTTGGAGCGGTTGCACTTGCCCCAAAGCAAACCAATTTCCCCAAATTTCAAAGTTAAAACCATCAAGCTTCCAACTCTAGATCATACATTAAATGAAACAGACCACAGCCATGAAAGTCATAAACAGCAATCTGAGGTTGATGTTCAAACCTTTACCAAACAACAATATCTGGAAACCAAGAAAACTGAAGCAAGCACTGAATGTAGTCATAAGCAATCTCTGGCTGAAAGACATTACCAGCTAcctaagaaggagaaaagagtgaCAATAAAATTGCCTACAGAATCCGTACAGAAGAACCATGAAGATAAGTTCAAGATAGTTCCTGGGAAGCAAAGAGAATTTGGGGGATCTGACAGAGGGAAACTTCCaggaagtgaagaaaaaaataagggacCATCAATGATTAGTCAAAAAGAAGAGAGATTaataactgaaagaaaacaagaacttTTGAAGAATAAATCAGCACCAAAGGTCATCAAGCAAAAGGTTATTGATGCACATCTTGATTCACAGACTCAAAATTTTCAGCAAACACAAATACAGACCTCTGAAAGTAAAGTTGAACATAAAAAATGGCCCCAGCCATATAATAGTCTGCAGGAAGAAAAATGTCTCAAAGTCAAGGGCATACAACAGAAACAAGTCTTCTCTAATACTAAAGATTCAAAGCAAGAGATTACACAGAAcaaatctttcttttctgctgTGAAAGAATCCCAGCAGGATGATGGAAAATGTGCCGTAAATATAGTGGAATTCTTGAGAAAACGTGAAGAACTACAACAGATTTTGTCTAGAATAAAACAGTTTGAAGCAGAGCCAAGTAAAAGTGGCCTTAAAACATTTCAGACACTGTTGAATACTATCCCAGGATGGCTGAtaagtgaagaaaagagagaatatgcAGTTCACATTGCCATGGAGAATAacttagaaaaagtaaaagaagaaataacacatATTAAAACTCAAGTGGAAGATATGCTTGTGTCCtatgaaaatataattcataCAGCCATGATGTCCTCCAAAACAGGAAAATCGGGAAATAAACCCACTAGTCTTGAAACATCATCCAAAGTATCTAATGTTCATGtcagcaataataaaaatagtgaacagaaagaaaataaaattgccaaagagaaaacagaacagCACCAAGTAGCAGCTCATGGTGAAGCAGCTGTTCATAGTCACGTGAAAACCCATCAGGAAATTAAACTCGATGAGAGCAACATTCCTCCTCCCTCTTTAAAAACACGCCCACCGTCACCAACTTTTATCACAATAGAATCTACTGCCCGACGAACGGAAACGCCTACTAAGGACGAGCTTTCTCAGTCCCGTAAAAAGGACAGTTATGTTGAACCCCCACCAAGAAGGCCCATGTCGCAAACATCTGAAATTCACAGAGCAAACACTTCCCCTTCTCCACCCAGGAGTCGCTCTGAACAACTCGTCAGACTCAAAGACACCACTGCAAAGTTATCCAAAGGGGCCATCCCATGTCCAGCGGTCACCCCGGTTCCaattgtagagaagaggtctgaAATCATCATGTCTCCTGCAACACTTCGTCGTCAAATTAAGATAGAAACTCGTGGTAGGGACTCTCCACCTACAATCACAATACCAGTAAATATACATCATACTGCTAGTGGTTCCTCCAGAGAATCTATAGAAGCTCAAGAGGAAATCAGGAAAGTGGAGAAAAGGGCTACTTACGTTCACAATGGTGGACTCAATTCCACTGATCCCATAGTGCCCGACACTGAAAGCTATGATGCAGTTGAAATCATCCGCAAGGTTGAAGTGCCTCCTCGCCTGTCAGAGCACACACAGAGATATGAAGCAGCCAACCGCACTGTTCAAATGGCTGAAAATTTCGTGAATGACCGTGAAAATGAAGTAAACAGATGGTTCAGGGAATTTGAGCATGGCCCAGTTTCTGAAGCAAAGTTAAACAGAAGAGTTTATGCAAATGGAGAAACAAACCATAATATCCAGCAAGAAAGTCATACGTTTTGTCAGAAGGAATTTGGATTAACGTCTTTAGGAAATACGAGTTTTACAGATTTTTCTTGCAAACATCCTAGAGAGCTGCAAGAAAAGATTCCTGTTAAACAGCCCAGGATCTGCTCTGAAACAAGGTCCCTAAGTGAACGTTTCTCAGGCATGGATGCATTTGAGAGTCAAATTGTTGAGTCAAAGATGAAAACCTCTTCATCACATAGCTCAGAAGCTAGCAAATCTGGCTGTGACTTCAAGCATGCCCCACCAACCTACGAGGATGTCATTGCTGGACATATTTTAGATATCTCTGATTCACCCAAAGAAGTCagaagaaattttcaaaagaCGTGGCAGGAGAGtggaagagtttttaaaagcctGGGATATGCAACTTCAGATTCTTCTGCAACTGAGATGAGAACTGCCTTCCAAGAGGAATCTGCATTTATAAGTG aaactgCTGCTCCAAGACAAGGAAATATGTGTACTTTGTCAAAAGACAGTTTATCCAATGGAGTGCCTAGTGGCAGACAAGCAGAATTTTCATAA